In Lysinibacillus sp. FSL M8-0337, the following proteins share a genomic window:
- a CDS encoding FAD/NAD(P)-binding oxidoreductase: MKNSFKIVIVGGGTAGISVAARLLRKSPSLIHEVAIIDPASKHYYQPLWTLVGGGAAKKEDSERSMESLIPEGAVWIQQPVLEFKPEQNEVILGDQTSISYDYLVVAAGIEINWGAIKGLKEALGTKSVCSNYSFEHVDYTWETIRNLKSGTALFTHPNSPVKCGGAPQKIMHLAEDYFRKTGVRQNMQVVFGSANPAIFDVLKYREALEKVVERKQIDARFRRNLIEIKADEKIAIFENLDTGAKEQLKYDMIHVTPYMNAPKFIANSPLADDNGWVDVDMYTLQHKKYANVFGIGDCANLPTSKTGAAIRKQAPVVAENVVACMRNQTMDNTYNGYSSCPIVTGYNKLILAEFDYKKEPAESMPFNQAVERASMYMMKKDLLPIMYWDGMLKGTM; this comes from the coding sequence ATGAAAAATTCTTTCAAAATTGTCATTGTTGGTGGGGGAACAGCTGGTATATCTGTTGCTGCCCGCTTATTAAGGAAATCGCCAAGCCTCATTCATGAAGTGGCGATAATAGATCCAGCCTCAAAGCATTATTATCAACCGTTATGGACGTTAGTTGGTGGAGGTGCTGCTAAAAAGGAAGATTCTGAACGTTCTATGGAATCTCTTATTCCAGAAGGCGCAGTATGGATCCAACAACCCGTACTTGAATTTAAACCTGAACAAAACGAAGTCATTCTAGGAGACCAAACATCTATTTCATATGATTACTTAGTTGTAGCAGCAGGGATTGAAATTAACTGGGGTGCCATTAAAGGCTTAAAAGAAGCGCTTGGTACAAAATCTGTTTGCAGTAACTATTCATTTGAGCATGTTGATTATACTTGGGAAACGATACGCAATTTAAAATCAGGTACAGCCTTATTTACACATCCAAATTCACCTGTAAAATGCGGTGGTGCGCCACAAAAAATTATGCATTTAGCGGAAGATTACTTCCGAAAAACGGGTGTTCGTCAAAATATGCAAGTTGTATTTGGTTCTGCTAATCCAGCCATTTTTGATGTACTGAAATACCGTGAAGCGTTAGAGAAAGTGGTGGAACGCAAACAAATTGATGCACGATTCAGACGTAACTTAATTGAAATTAAAGCGGATGAAAAAATCGCCATTTTCGAAAATCTAGATACTGGTGCAAAAGAGCAATTGAAATATGACATGATTCACGTCACACCTTATATGAATGCACCGAAATTTATTGCGAACAGCCCTTTAGCGGATGACAACGGTTGGGTGGATGTGGATATGTATACATTGCAACATAAGAAATATGCAAATGTCTTTGGCATTGGCGACTGTGCAAACTTGCCAACATCTAAAACGGGAGCAGCCATCCGAAAACAAGCACCTGTGGTAGCTGAAAATGTTGTGGCATGTATGCGCAATCAAACAATGGACAACACATATAACGGTTATTCGTCTTGCCCAATCGTCACAGGTTACAATAAGCTAATTTTAGCAGAGTTTGACTATAAAAAAGAGCCTGCTGAATCAATGCCATTTAACCAAGCAGTGGAACGTGCAAGCATGTATATGATGAAAAAAGATTTATTACCAATTATGTATTGGGACGGCATGTTAAAAGGAACGATGTAG
- a CDS encoding MBL fold metallo-hydrolase: protein MLLRYFYDEKLAHASYMVGCQRKGEAVIVDPMRNIEPYIQVAEKENMKIVGALETHIHADFVAGSRELADRFGATMYISDEGDENWKYQNLDGIQHVLLKDGDKFELGKLTFEVMHTPGHTPESISFLLTDGAAADKPIGLFTGDFVFAGDIGRPDLLEKAAGIKGTADAGAKVMYTSVERFKQLPDYLQVWPAHGAGSACGKALGAVPSTTVGYEKQFNWAMQFDNEPDFVKALLDGQPEPPYYFAVMKSVNKIGIELIKNLPEVKVITSVEEIEGLIAAGQQVVDTRDAQAFSQGHIKGTMNVPFNNSFTNWMGWIVNYKEPLYLLANAAQMQDMLIALRSIGIDQVLGYADVEAMIEQANELDSYENITPSEAKAMMDTEDVAVLDVRNLTEYNEEHIEGAQHIMVGTLKNRLDEVPNKKLIVQCQAGGRSAIAASVLKANGFHNLVNMTGGYGQWVKEVK, encoded by the coding sequence ATGTTATTACGTTATTTCTATGATGAAAAATTAGCACATGCTTCTTACATGGTAGGTTGTCAACGAAAAGGCGAGGCAGTGATTGTGGATCCAATGCGCAATATTGAGCCATACATCCAAGTAGCTGAAAAGGAAAATATGAAAATCGTTGGGGCATTAGAAACGCATATCCATGCTGACTTTGTAGCAGGTTCTCGTGAATTAGCTGATCGTTTTGGTGCTACGATGTACATTTCCGATGAAGGCGATGAAAACTGGAAATATCAAAACTTAGATGGCATTCAACACGTACTATTAAAAGATGGTGACAAATTTGAACTTGGTAAACTTACTTTCGAAGTGATGCATACGCCAGGTCATACGCCAGAATCTATTTCATTCCTATTAACAGATGGTGCAGCGGCAGATAAACCAATTGGACTATTTACAGGTGACTTTGTATTTGCGGGGGATATTGGCCGACCAGACTTATTAGAAAAAGCAGCTGGTATTAAAGGGACTGCTGATGCAGGTGCAAAAGTAATGTATACATCTGTAGAGCGCTTTAAACAATTACCAGACTACTTACAAGTATGGCCAGCACACGGTGCAGGTAGCGCATGTGGGAAAGCACTTGGTGCAGTACCATCGACAACAGTAGGCTATGAAAAACAATTCAACTGGGCAATGCAATTCGACAATGAGCCGGACTTTGTGAAAGCTTTATTAGATGGTCAACCAGAACCACCTTATTACTTTGCAGTGATGAAATCCGTTAATAAAATTGGCATTGAGTTAATTAAAAATTTACCAGAGGTAAAAGTCATCACTTCTGTTGAAGAAATTGAAGGCTTGATTGCAGCTGGTCAGCAAGTTGTGGATACACGAGATGCTCAAGCCTTCTCACAAGGACATATTAAGGGAACGATGAACGTGCCATTTAATAACTCCTTCACAAACTGGATGGGCTGGATTGTGAACTACAAGGAACCTTTATATTTACTTGCTAATGCTGCTCAAATGCAAGACATGCTCATTGCACTTCGCTCAATCGGTATTGACCAAGTACTAGGTTATGCAGATGTAGAAGCAATGATTGAGCAAGCGAATGAACTAGATTCATATGAAAATATTACACCTTCTGAGGCAAAAGCGATGATGGACACAGAAGATGTAGCTGTATTAGATGTGCGTAATCTGACAGAATATAATGAAGAGCATATTGAAGGTGCACAGCACATTATGGTTGGTACATTAAAAAATCGTTTAGATGAAGTACCAAACAAAAAACTCATTGTTCAATGTCAAGCAGGTGGTCGTTCTGCCATTGCCGCAAGTGTATTAAAAGCAAATGGCTTCCACAATTTAGTTAATATGACGGGCGGCTACGGTCAATGGGTGAAAGAAGTAAAATAA
- a CDS encoding ATP-binding protein: protein MQSQLQNEYLQQIYEHIQDGIIIMKESREIIMMNPAAQRLTGWQKGDFVPYCSYCMTRKREQGEPTCYLIANNEVPSFLSEMPIYHGRKIDVEMSTAAIYANENTGETEYLLVLRDQETLKKAQEAAINKKMIRALIEAKESEHKRLAQELHDGVGQSLFSVSIALQAIESFVQDNVQLNEYISEVRAELQKVMNDINAYSHQLRPHSLDQLGLEPTIQATIDTIKKQITGLDIQLTTRGLDRCDPAVEINLYRITQEALHNIIKYAKATQVHIHIKKDNTHIYMTIQDNGIGFERDKIQNAGLGLKHMEERVDQLGGTCSILSKVGQGTCIDIVIPRWRPQHD from the coding sequence ATGCAATCCCAGCTACAAAATGAGTATTTACAGCAAATTTATGAGCATATTCAAGATGGGATTATTATTATGAAGGAAAGCAGGGAAATCATTATGATGAACCCTGCTGCACAGCGCTTAACCGGTTGGCAAAAAGGTGATTTTGTGCCGTATTGTTCCTATTGTATGACTCGTAAAAGGGAACAGGGTGAACCGACGTGTTATTTAATTGCCAACAATGAAGTGCCTTCATTTTTATCAGAAATGCCTATTTATCATGGTCGAAAGATTGATGTCGAAATGAGTACAGCCGCTATTTATGCTAATGAGAATACAGGGGAAACAGAATATTTACTTGTCTTACGTGATCAGGAAACATTAAAAAAAGCGCAAGAGGCTGCCATTAATAAAAAAATGATTCGAGCATTAATCGAAGCAAAGGAATCAGAACATAAACGCTTAGCGCAAGAACTACATGATGGAGTTGGTCAATCATTATTTTCGGTATCTATTGCACTGCAAGCGATTGAATCTTTTGTGCAAGATAATGTGCAGTTGAATGAGTACATTTCTGAAGTACGTGCGGAACTGCAAAAAGTCATGAATGACATTAACGCATACTCTCACCAGTTACGACCGCACAGTTTAGATCAATTAGGTTTAGAGCCGACCATTCAGGCGACAATTGATACGATAAAAAAACAAATAACGGGGTTGGATATTCAATTAACGACACGTGGTCTTGATCGATGTGACCCAGCAGTTGAGATTAATTTATATCGGATTACGCAAGAAGCATTGCATAACATTATTAAATATGCAAAAGCAACCCAAGTGCATATTCATATTAAAAAGGATAACACCCATATCTATATGACCATTCAAGATAATGGCATTGGCTTTGAACGGGACAAGATTCAAAATGCAGGGCTAGGGTTAAAGCATATGGAGGAACGGGTCGATCAGTTGGGTGGTACTTGTTCAATTCTGTCAAAAGTAGGACAAGGGACATGTATTGATATCGTCATTCCAAGATGGAGGCCGCAACATGATTAA
- a CDS encoding response regulator transcription factor — protein sequence MIKILLVDDHVLIRKGIALLLGNYSDITVVGEASDGEEAIQLAYQTEPNVILMDISIPNGLDGFTATKEIKKNLPDTKIIMLTMHNEIAYIQQAMEVGADGYILKNSQGGEMYEAIQSVYTGRRYYEVGLPKGQLEKLFKKKGKNNADILSTREQEIVRLTILGFTNMQISEKLFISAKTVENHKANIMQKLNLKSKAELIQYGITNKYIT from the coding sequence ATGATTAAAATATTGCTTGTCGATGACCATGTGTTAATAAGAAAGGGCATTGCGCTCCTGTTAGGGAATTATTCTGATATAACAGTTGTAGGAGAGGCAAGTGATGGGGAAGAGGCGATTCAACTTGCCTACCAAACTGAGCCGAATGTGATTTTAATGGATATTTCGATTCCAAATGGGTTGGATGGATTTACTGCGACAAAGGAAATTAAAAAAAATTTACCTGACACGAAAATAATTATGCTGACAATGCATAATGAGATAGCTTATATTCAACAGGCGATGGAAGTAGGAGCAGATGGCTATATTTTAAAAAATAGTCAAGGTGGCGAAATGTATGAAGCCATTCAAAGTGTCTATACAGGCCGCCGCTACTATGAAGTGGGTTTACCAAAAGGTCAACTAGAAAAATTATTTAAGAAAAAAGGAAAAAACAATGCGGATATCTTATCTACACGTGAGCAGGAAATTGTTCGTTTAACCATTTTAGGATTTACGAATATGCAAATTTCAGAAAAGCTATTTATTAGTGCTAAAACGGTAGAAAACCATAAAGCCAACATTATGCAAAAGCTAAATTTAAAAAGTAAGGCAGAGCTCATTCAATACGGTATTACAAATAAGTATATAACGTAG
- a CDS encoding sulfite exporter TauE/SafE family protein, whose product MELSFIVVIFLIGFVGSFVSGMVGVGGSIIKYPMLLYIPPLFGLAAFSAHEVSGISAIQVFFASIAGVWAYRKSGYLNKSLILNMGTAILIGSFIGSFGSSMLPESAVNIVYGVLALIAAVMMFIPKKQIDDKQLDQITFSKPLAAGLAFVVGIGSGIVGAAGGFLLVPILLVVLKIPTRMTIATSLAITFISSIGGTVGKIMTGQIDYGPAAIMIVASLLAAPLGAKIGGKLNTKALQAILAVLILGTAIKTWLDIL is encoded by the coding sequence ATGGAGTTGTCATTCATCGTTGTCATATTTTTAATTGGTTTTGTCGGATCATTCGTATCAGGAATGGTAGGCGTTGGGGGATCCATTATTAAATACCCTATGCTTTTATATATTCCACCATTATTTGGGTTAGCAGCTTTCAGTGCACATGAAGTATCCGGTATTAGTGCTATTCAAGTGTTTTTTGCATCGATTGCAGGTGTATGGGCATATCGCAAAAGCGGCTATTTAAACAAATCGCTTATTCTTAATATGGGTACAGCAATTTTAATAGGTAGCTTCATTGGTAGTTTTGGATCCAGCATGTTACCAGAATCAGCAGTAAATATTGTATATGGTGTTTTAGCCTTAATTGCTGCTGTCATGATGTTTATTCCGAAAAAGCAAATTGACGATAAGCAGTTAGATCAGATTACATTTAGTAAACCATTAGCAGCGGGTTTAGCGTTTGTCGTTGGGATTGGTTCAGGAATTGTTGGAGCAGCAGGTGGATTTTTATTAGTACCAATCTTACTTGTTGTCTTGAAAATCCCAACACGTATGACGATTGCCACAAGCTTAGCGATAACATTTATTTCATCAATTGGTGGAACAGTTGGGAAAATTATGACAGGTCAAATTGACTATGGACCAGCAGCAATCATGATTGTGGCAAGTTTACTTGCAGCTCCACTTGGCGCAAAAATAGGCGGCAAGCTCAATACAAAAGCACTACAAGCGATTTTAGCAGTTTTAATTTTAGGCACAGCCATTAAAACATGGTTAGATATTTTATAA
- a CDS encoding DUF1659 domain-containing protein produces the protein MAKTNFLDASLRLKYLVGHTETNKPKFAIKTYRNLNDTHTPTALVTVAKAIASLSSKPLDSISKQEITELSSLQ, from the coding sequence ATGGCAAAAACCAATTTTTTAGATGCATCACTTCGCTTAAAGTATTTGGTGGGACATACGGAAACAAACAAGCCAAAATTTGCAATTAAAACCTACCGTAATTTAAACGACACGCATACACCCACAGCGTTAGTAACGGTAGCGAAAGCGATTGCGAGTCTCTCATCAAAGCCACTAGACAGTATTAGCAAGCAAGAAATAACAGAATTGTCGTCATTACAATAA
- a CDS encoding DUF2922 domain-containing protein has protein sequence MAKVLELQFDTALGKTATIAIDAPKPNVTSAEIQQVMQTIIMSNVFGGQAGALIGIKGARMIDRQVSEFAMN, from the coding sequence ATGGCAAAAGTTTTAGAGTTACAATTTGATACAGCATTAGGAAAAACGGCTACGATTGCCATTGATGCACCGAAGCCAAATGTCACATCTGCTGAAATTCAACAAGTGATGCAAACGATCATAATGAGCAATGTATTTGGTGGACAAGCTGGTGCTTTGATTGGCATAAAAGGTGCACGCATGATTGATCGTCAAGTTTCAGAGTTTGCCATGAACTAA
- a CDS encoding YvrJ family protein, which produces MEQWLTMLSDIGFPILMSFYLLHRVEVKLDAIHDVIVSLK; this is translated from the coding sequence ATGGAACAATGGCTGACAATGTTATCTGATATTGGTTTTCCTATCCTCATGTCGTTTTACTTATTACATCGAGTAGAAGTTAAGCTAGATGCGATTCATGATGTCATTGTTTCACTTAAGTGA
- a CDS encoding SCO family protein — protein MKNKVIGFVCLLALVTVLSACGNAKFKADYSLEMQDFEHINQRGETVSLDSLKGKPWLGMYIFTNCNSVCPPMTFNMTQVQEKLKKKGIEDYNIVAFSVDPEVDTPEVLADYLARYTVPDESKWNLLTGYSQSYIEQYAVKSTKLLVKDDPNSDQVIHGIQFFLVDKDGILVKQYDGYAKDTNDVPIDTIVSDLETYIDENL, from the coding sequence ATGAAAAATAAAGTAATAGGGTTTGTATGTCTATTGGCTTTAGTGACTGTACTTAGTGCATGCGGGAACGCAAAGTTTAAAGCGGATTATAGTTTGGAGATGCAAGATTTTGAACATATTAATCAACGAGGAGAAACTGTTTCGCTTGACAGTTTAAAAGGGAAACCTTGGTTGGGTATGTATATATTTACGAATTGTAATTCAGTTTGTCCACCAATGACGTTTAACATGACACAAGTACAAGAGAAGCTGAAGAAAAAAGGGATAGAGGATTATAATATTGTCGCTTTTTCAGTAGACCCTGAGGTGGATACACCGGAAGTACTAGCTGATTATTTAGCGAGATACACTGTACCTGATGAATCTAAATGGAATCTCCTTACAGGATATTCACAGTCATATATTGAGCAATATGCAGTGAAATCAACAAAATTACTTGTCAAAGACGATCCGAATTCAGATCAAGTAATCCATGGTATTCAATTTTTCTTAGTGGATAAAGACGGTATTCTTGTAAAGCAATATGACGGTTATGCAAAAGATACAAACGATGTTCCAATTGATACAATTGTTTCGGATTTAGAAACGTATATAGATGAAAACTTATAA
- a CDS encoding DUF1572 family protein, whose protein sequence is MSIGETYLKAVRERFKTIKADGDKAIAQLDIEQLHWAFNEESNSIAVIVKHVSGNMISRWTDFLTTDGEKTTRNRDEEFIDSIDTKEELLTIWEKGWQVFLDSLLSLTEVDLMTPVFIRGQQHTVIDAIERQMAHYAAHVGQIVYVGKQIKGAEWKTLSIPRGQSQIFTEAMKKRS, encoded by the coding sequence ATGAGCATAGGTGAAACCTATTTAAAAGCTGTACGAGAAAGATTTAAAACGATTAAAGCGGACGGTGATAAAGCCATTGCACAATTAGATATTGAGCAATTGCACTGGGCTTTCAACGAAGAGTCCAATAGTATTGCAGTCATTGTCAAACATGTAAGTGGCAACATGATTTCAAGATGGACTGACTTTTTAACGACAGATGGGGAAAAAACAACAAGAAATCGTGATGAAGAATTTATTGATAGTATTGATACTAAAGAAGAGCTACTAACTATTTGGGAAAAGGGTTGGCAAGTGTTTTTGGATTCACTATTGAGCTTAACCGAAGTGGATTTAATGACACCTGTCTTCATAAGAGGGCAACAACATACAGTGATTGATGCGATAGAAAGACAGATGGCACATTATGCTGCACATGTTGGACAAATTGTCTATGTCGGGAAGCAAATAAAAGGAGCCGAATGGAAAACATTGAGTATTCCAAGAGGACAATCGCAGATATTTACAGAAGCGATGAAAAAAAGGAGCTAA
- a CDS encoding alanine/glycine:cation symporter family protein, which produces MEWISNIVDNTNNILWTYLLIILLLAAGLYFSFGSKFVQIRLFPEMFRLITEKRDGESGVSPFQAFTISAASRVGTGNITGVALAIGVGGPGAVFWMWIIAILGMATAFIESTLAQVYKVKDGDTFRGGPAYYIEKALGHRKLGIVFSILLTLSFGFIFNAVQSNTIATSVGEAFNIRPFIIGIVLVLLTAMIIFGGVHRIVKFTQVIVPVMAVFYLLVALYVVVTNLGEIPTVFKLIFSQAFGLQEAAGGAIGVAIMQGVRRGLFSNEAGMGSVPNAAATANTSHPAKQGLVQSLGVFFDTIMICSATAFIIILAGLYKTGESNGIVLTQNSLAVHVGDWAPYFIAISIIFFAFSSVIGNYYYGESNIEFINAHKSWMTVYRLLVLAMVMFGSVAQVQLVWNLADLFMGLMALINITVIMILGKIAFRVLDDFTLQRKAGKNPVFYAKSIPGLKNTDCWEDQQS; this is translated from the coding sequence ATGGAGTGGATATCAAATATAGTAGATAATACAAATAATATTCTATGGACGTATCTTTTAATCATATTATTATTAGCTGCTGGATTATATTTTTCATTTGGCTCTAAATTTGTACAAATACGTCTTTTCCCAGAAATGTTTCGTTTAATAACAGAAAAAAGAGATGGTGAGTCGGGGGTTTCTCCGTTCCAAGCTTTCACGATTAGCGCAGCGTCTCGTGTAGGTACAGGTAATATCACAGGTGTTGCACTTGCTATAGGTGTTGGTGGACCTGGTGCCGTATTTTGGATGTGGATTATTGCCATTCTTGGTATGGCAACCGCTTTTATTGAAAGTACACTTGCTCAAGTGTATAAAGTAAAAGACGGCGATACTTTTCGTGGTGGCCCTGCCTATTATATAGAAAAGGCATTAGGTCATAGAAAGTTAGGGATTGTTTTTAGTATCCTTTTAACATTAAGCTTTGGCTTTATTTTTAACGCAGTACAGTCTAATACGATTGCGACTTCTGTAGGTGAAGCATTTAATATTAGACCATTTATTATCGGCATTGTATTAGTATTGTTAACGGCTATGATTATTTTCGGTGGTGTACATAGAATTGTTAAATTCACTCAAGTCATTGTACCAGTAATGGCCGTCTTTTATTTACTCGTTGCACTTTATGTCGTTGTAACAAATTTAGGGGAAATCCCAACTGTGTTTAAACTTATTTTCTCTCAAGCGTTTGGCCTTCAAGAAGCTGCGGGCGGAGCCATTGGCGTAGCCATTATGCAAGGTGTTCGTCGAGGCTTATTTTCTAATGAAGCTGGGATGGGGAGTGTGCCGAATGCAGCGGCAACTGCCAATACATCACATCCTGCTAAACAAGGGCTTGTGCAAAGTTTAGGCGTATTTTTTGATACAATTATGATTTGTTCTGCCACTGCATTTATCATTATTTTAGCTGGCTTATATAAAACAGGTGAAAGTAATGGAATCGTCCTTACACAAAATTCTCTAGCAGTGCATGTTGGCGACTGGGCTCCTTATTTTATCGCGATTAGTATTATTTTCTTCGCATTCAGTTCTGTTATTGGAAACTATTATTACGGTGAATCCAATATTGAATTTATCAATGCTCATAAAAGCTGGATGACTGTTTATCGTCTTCTAGTGCTTGCCATGGTAATGTTCGGATCAGTAGCGCAAGTTCAACTTGTTTGGAACTTAGCGGATTTATTTATGGGACTTATGGCGCTCATCAATATTACGGTAATTATGATACTTGGTAAAATAGCTTTCCGTGTATTAGATGATTTTACACTACAACGAAAAGCAGGAAAAAATCCTGTATTTTACGCAAAATCCATCCCAGGTTTGAAAAATACAGACTGTTGGGAAGATCAACAATCATAA
- a CDS encoding aspartate/glutamate racemase family protein, with product MKTIGLIGGMSWESSAMYYRLLNEQVKQQLGSLHSAKCILYSVDFQEIEYYQANEQWQNAGEILGEAAWSLEKAGADFIVICTNTMHKVIEFIEAHLTIPILHIADATAVQIQQAGLQTIALLGTKYTMEQDFYKHRIEQFGINVMVPNDEERTMVNQIIYEELCLGKIEPTSKETYLQIIERLVKSGAQGIILGCTEIGLLIQQEDVQVPVFDTTIIHALAAVDDALKE from the coding sequence GTGAAAACGATTGGCTTAATTGGTGGTATGAGCTGGGAATCTTCAGCTATGTATTATCGCCTTCTAAATGAGCAAGTAAAGCAACAATTGGGTAGTTTACATTCGGCAAAATGCATTTTATATAGTGTTGATTTTCAAGAAATTGAATACTATCAAGCAAATGAACAATGGCAAAATGCAGGAGAAATACTAGGAGAGGCTGCCTGGTCTTTAGAAAAAGCAGGTGCCGATTTCATTGTGATCTGTACGAATACAATGCATAAGGTCATAGAATTTATAGAAGCGCATTTGACTATTCCAATTTTACATATTGCGGATGCAACAGCCGTTCAAATTCAACAGGCTGGTCTGCAAACGATTGCGTTGCTTGGCACAAAATATACGATGGAGCAAGATTTTTATAAACATAGAATTGAACAGTTTGGCATAAACGTAATGGTTCCAAACGATGAAGAACGAACAATGGTCAATCAAATTATTTATGAGGAATTATGTTTAGGGAAGATTGAACCGACTTCAAAAGAAACCTATTTACAAATTATTGAGCGCCTTGTGAAATCAGGTGCGCAAGGAATTATTTTAGGTTGTACGGAGATTGGTTTACTAATACAACAAGAGGATGTCCAAGTCCCTGTTTTCGACACGACCATTATTCATGCGCTTGCTGCTGTAGATGATGCATTAAAAGAGTAA
- a CDS encoding P1 family peptidase gives MTQKVRELGIVIGTLPVGKKNCITDVQGVQVGHVTLDEKLDDMGAYACTGVTAILPHGGNLFQQKVTGASYVLNGFGKTTGLVQVIELGVIESPIMLTNTFGVPAVTQGTLQYMLHTNQDIGLSTGTINLVVGECNDSYLNSIRACPVTPEHALQAIRNASENTAEEGAVGAGKGMVCFGYKGGIGSASRIVTLEQDKISYMVGCLVLSNFGHSTEFVAERYNMPNPNSNAAAFSPTDGSIIIVLATDAPLSSRQLTRVIKRCGIGLGRTGSHFSHGSGDIVIGFTTAHHIAHHSSQHLETRLQLREDHPIMNHLFTAAAEATEEAILNSLSQAQTTTGRDGHVVEAYSFKK, from the coding sequence ATGACACAAAAAGTGCGGGAGTTGGGTATTGTTATTGGCACATTACCAGTCGGTAAAAAAAATTGCATTACGGATGTACAAGGTGTTCAAGTTGGGCATGTCACACTGGATGAAAAGTTAGATGATATGGGGGCTTATGCATGTACTGGGGTGACGGCGATTTTACCGCATGGTGGCAATTTGTTTCAACAAAAAGTTACGGGTGCCAGTTATGTGCTAAATGGTTTCGGCAAAACGACAGGTCTCGTGCAAGTCATTGAGCTAGGTGTTATTGAATCTCCCATTATGCTGACAAATACGTTTGGGGTGCCAGCTGTCACCCAAGGAACATTGCAATATATGTTACATACTAATCAGGATATTGGACTTTCTACAGGGACAATTAATCTAGTTGTTGGGGAATGTAATGATAGTTATTTAAATTCGATTCGAGCTTGTCCCGTCACACCAGAGCATGCACTGCAAGCAATTCGTAATGCATCCGAAAATACCGCTGAAGAAGGTGCAGTGGGGGCGGGGAAAGGCATGGTTTGTTTCGGTTATAAGGGCGGAATAGGTTCTGCATCGCGGATAGTGACTCTAGAACAAGATAAAATTAGCTATATGGTGGGCTGTCTAGTACTAAGTAATTTTGGTCATAGCACAGAGTTTGTAGCTGAACGTTACAATATGCCAAATCCTAATAGCAATGCTGCTGCGTTCTCACCAACAGATGGTTCTATTATTATTGTGTTGGCAACGGATGCACCGCTTAGTAGTCGCCAATTAACACGTGTTATTAAACGTTGTGGTATCGGGCTTGGACGAACAGGTAGTCATTTTTCTCATGGAAGTGGTGATATTGTCATCGGCTTTACAACGGCACACCATATTGCGCATCATTCGTCCCAACATTTGGAGACACGTTTACAGCTACGTGAAGATCATCCTATTATGAATCATTTATTTACCGCTGCTGCGGAAGCAACAGAAGAAGCTATTTTAAATTCCCTGTCACAAGCGCAAACAACAACGGGTCGAGACGGACACGTAGTAGAAGCCTATTCATTTAAAAAATAA